One stretch of Pelmatolapia mariae isolate MD_Pm_ZW linkage group LG3_W, Pm_UMD_F_2, whole genome shotgun sequence DNA includes these proteins:
- the LOC134624373 gene encoding butyrophilin-like protein 2: MTVHVYESGNNQPHKQDQGYRGRTEMKEDPLRTGDFSLTLKDFYLTDSGRYTCTVYNKDGNVLLQKSVTLAVRVPPPEWVEVLVVTEGEESVLLPFKTTPDLPQDVTVEWTLTQPKPMKVHVYESGNNQPDKQDQGYRGRTEMDEDPLNTKDLSLTLKDLRLTDSGVYTCTVYNKDGHMLLQKEVTLNVTVPQTKMLEVTQGERSVLLPFKTTPDLPQDVTVEWTLTQPKPMKVHMYESGKNQPDKQDQDYRGRTQMNEDRVKNKDLSLTLKNLHFTDRGVYTCTVYNKDVQPHT; encoded by the exons ATGacggtccacgtgtatgagagtgGAAACAATCAGCCGCATAAACAAGACCAGGGCTACAGAGGTCGCACAGAGATGAAGGAAGATCCACTGAGAACTGGAGacttcagtctgaccctgaaagacttctacctcactgacagtggacgctacacctgcaccgtctacaacaaggatgggaacgtgctgctacagaaatcagtgactctcgctgtcagag TTCCTCCTCCAGAGTGGGTGGAGGTGTTGGTAGTGACCGAAGGAGaggagtctgtcctgctgccctttaagaCCACACCTGACCTTCCtcaggacgtcacagtggagtggactCTCACTCAACCCAAACCCatgaaggtccacgtgtatgagagtgGAAACAATCAGCCAGATAAACAAGACCAGGGTTACAGAGGTcgcacagagatggatgaagatccactgaacactaaagacctcagtctgaccctgaaagacctccgccttactgacagtggagtctacacctgcaccgtctacaacaaggacggacacatgctgctacagaaagaAGTGACTCTCAATGTCACAG ttCCTCAGACAAAGATGTTGGAGGTAACACAGGGTGAAaggtctgtcctgctgccctttaagaCCACACCTGACCTTCCtcaggacgtcacagtggagtggactCTCACTCAACCCAAACCCATGAAGGTTCACATGTATGAGAGTGGAAAAAATCAGCCAGATAAACAAGACCAGGATTACAGAGGTCGCACACAGATGAACGAAGATCGAGTGAAAaataaagacctcagtctgaccctgaaaaaCCTCCACTTTACTGAccgtggagtctacacctgcaccgtctacaataAGGATGTGCAGCCTCACACATAA